A genomic region of Pirellulales bacterium contains the following coding sequences:
- the def gene encoding peptide deformylase, whose translation MPELKIIQYPHPTLRHISKPLKRVDAELRGVIAQMFELMYEAKGVGLAANQVDLPYRFFVANLKGDRSGEELVFINPVLSRQKGNAEAEEGCLSLPGLYADVRRAERVTVDAYDLSGIPVHLEADDLLARVVQHETDHLEGKLFIDRLSPTAQLGVREVVHEFEIQYDSQRERGEMPSDEAIKQRWEALEKLRT comes from the coding sequence ATGCCCGAATTGAAGATTATTCAGTACCCTCACCCCACGCTGCGGCATATTTCCAAGCCGCTCAAGCGAGTCGACGCCGAGCTGCGCGGCGTGATCGCGCAAATGTTCGAACTGATGTACGAGGCAAAGGGGGTCGGCTTGGCGGCAAATCAAGTCGATTTGCCCTATCGCTTTTTTGTGGCCAACTTGAAGGGAGATCGGAGCGGCGAGGAGTTGGTGTTCATCAATCCGGTTTTGAGCCGGCAAAAAGGGAACGCTGAAGCGGAAGAAGGCTGCCTGAGCCTGCCGGGCTTGTATGCCGACGTACGGCGGGCCGAACGAGTAACCGTCGATGCCTATGACTTGTCGGGAATTCCGGTGCATCTCGAAGCAGACGATTTGCTGGCTCGCGTTGTGCAACACGAGACCGACCACCTCGAAGGGAAGTTGTTCATCGATCGCCTCAGCCCAACGGCGCAGCTCGGAGTGCGCGAAGTGGTGCATGAATTCGAAATCCAATATGACAGCCAGCGCGAGCGAGGCGAAATGCCGAGCGACGAAGCGATCAAACAGCGGTGGGAAGCACTGGAAAAATTGAGGACGTAG
- a CDS encoding site-2 protease family protein, producing MDLPPASPASVEPSSLPVAFPPSSAVGQAVPAERLLTSDDLGRRQRSRVMPLLLFLATCFFTYAAGAYHWDGLVFGTDPTNSWNPQYAIDLLVKNWRNGLIYMGSVMTVLVFHEMGHFLMTVRYHVPASFPIFLPLPFMFTGTMGAVIGMEGSRANRRQLFDIGLAGPLAGLVPTVALVWIGIKTADPSPGMHLGQPLLAKLLTQWIRPDLPPGVELLNPIYMAGWVGMFITGLNMMPVSQLDGGHTIYALFLERSHVIARAFLLGAMAFVVIDGQFQWTLMLVLVTLLGVDHPPTSDDHVRLGPVRTVVGLLSLAIPIFCFTPYLLPQ from the coding sequence ATGGATCTGCCGCCAGCGTCTCCCGCCTCCGTCGAACCTTCCTCTCTACCGGTCGCTTTTCCACCATCGTCCGCAGTTGGACAGGCCGTTCCGGCGGAGCGATTGCTGACGAGCGACGATTTGGGCCGGCGGCAGCGCTCGCGGGTCATGCCGCTGCTGCTATTCTTGGCAACGTGCTTCTTTACGTATGCCGCGGGCGCTTATCACTGGGATGGCTTGGTATTTGGCACCGATCCAACGAATTCTTGGAATCCACAATACGCAATCGACCTGCTTGTGAAGAACTGGCGCAACGGCCTGATCTACATGGGCAGCGTGATGACCGTATTGGTGTTTCACGAAATGGGGCATTTTTTGATGACGGTGCGTTACCATGTGCCGGCCAGCTTTCCCATCTTTCTGCCACTGCCATTTATGTTTACGGGTACCATGGGGGCGGTCATTGGCATGGAAGGGTCGCGGGCCAATCGCAGGCAGTTGTTCGATATTGGTCTGGCGGGGCCGCTGGCGGGCTTGGTGCCGACCGTAGCCCTGGTTTGGATCGGCATCAAGACGGCGGATCCAAGTCCAGGCATGCATCTGGGTCAGCCATTGTTGGCAAAGTTGCTTACTCAATGGATCCGCCCCGATTTACCGCCGGGCGTGGAACTGCTAAATCCAATCTACATGGCTGGCTGGGTGGGCATGTTTATCACCGGCCTGAACATGATGCCGGTCAGCCAGCTTGACGGCGGACATACGATATACGCGCTGTTTCTCGAGCGGTCTCACGTCATCGCCAGGGCCTTTCTGCTGGGCGCGATGGCCTTTGTTGTCATTGACGGACAATTTCAATGGACGCTGATGCTGGTACTGGTGACGCTGCTGGGCGTCGATCACCCGCCCACCTCGGACGACCATGTGCGGCTTGGCCCGGTGCGAACCGTCGTAGGACTGCTGTCCTTGGCAATTCCGATCTTTTGCTTCACTCCCTATCTGCTGCCTCAGTAG
- a CDS encoding methionyl-tRNA formyltransferase, producing MSDSLRILTMGTGPFAVPMFRALLGSSHQRLGLVTRPDRPVHRRQQTPLNPMREVAHEHRLDVFEPENINSPAAQAWLHEKAADLFVVCDYGQILSRATLGLARLGGVNLHASLLPKFRGAAPINWAIYHGETETGVTVIHMTPQLDAGPCLVQKWAIIGPEETTPELEIRLAELGVGAVLEAVELLARGKVSNFSQQDPIFATKAPRLRKEDGQVDWTRGATAIFNQVRALQPWPNTYTHWLRPNAEPMRIILEKVKPLPVEATMAIAPGTIVEAAINSNSQVHAPCLKVACGEGLLLIDILQPAGKRAMAASEFLRGHAVQTGQQLGNP from the coding sequence ATGTCCGATTCACTCCGCATTCTTACGATGGGCACCGGGCCGTTCGCCGTGCCAATGTTTCGCGCGCTGCTCGGCTCATCGCATCAACGGCTCGGTCTGGTAACTCGGCCCGACCGACCGGTACATCGACGCCAGCAGACGCCTCTGAATCCGATGCGGGAAGTCGCTCACGAGCATCGTTTGGATGTTTTCGAGCCAGAGAACATCAATTCGCCCGCAGCGCAGGCGTGGCTCCACGAGAAAGCCGCCGATTTATTCGTCGTCTGCGACTACGGACAAATCCTGTCGCGGGCAACACTCGGATTGGCGCGGCTCGGCGGCGTCAACTTGCATGCTTCGCTGCTGCCAAAATTTCGTGGAGCCGCGCCGATCAATTGGGCGATTTACCACGGCGAAACGGAAACCGGCGTCACGGTGATTCACATGACTCCGCAACTCGATGCCGGCCCGTGCCTCGTGCAGAAATGGGCGATCATCGGACCAGAAGAGACGACGCCGGAGTTGGAAATTCGCCTAGCCGAATTGGGCGTCGGAGCGGTCTTGGAGGCCGTCGAATTGCTGGCACGCGGCAAAGTTTCCAATTTTTCGCAGCAAGATCCAATATTCGCCACCAAAGCGCCCCGGCTGAGAAAAGAAGACGGGCAGGTCGACTGGACCCGCGGGGCGACCGCCATCTTCAACCAAGTCCGTGCGCTGCAGCCGTGGCCAAACACCTATACGCATTGGCTACGTCCCAACGCCGAGCCGATGCGAATCATTCTTGAGAAAGTCAAGCCGCTGCCGGTAGAGGCAACGATGGCCATCGCGCCGGGCACAATCGTCGAAGCTGCGATAAATTCGAATTCGCAAGTCCATGCCCCCTGTCTCAAGGTCGCTTGCGGCGAAGGCCTATTGCTAATCGACATCCTTCAACCGGCCGGCAAACGGGCGATGGCCGCCAGCGAGTTTCTTCGCGGGCACGCCGTTCAAACGGGCCAGCAGCTTGGCAATCCATAG
- a CDS encoding NADH-quinone oxidoreductase subunit D: MSTVADDPRIVEFDVRTDEMLVNMGPQHPSTHGVLRLVLRTDGEIVSEVMPHIGYLHRSAEKIGENLTPRQWIPYTDRMDYLAGMNMNLGWALCVEKLMKYEMPEKGKHLRVIISELGRIASHLVGMGAYGLDLGTFSPFLYAFREREKILDLFEEACGARLTYSYITVGGATADLPPGWLQKCEAFLDQLVPVIDECHSLLTTNAIFIRRTANIGLLSPEMAIDYGCTGPVLRGSGVDQDLRRDGEERFTEMYDGYAFEVIVQKNGHYPKDHNYPAIPSAAVLGDCWHRFYVRMLEIIQSIDLVRQGLDRYSRATGSWGEPVKLTEKLPKGEAYLETECPRGQMGFMIVSDGSSIPWRVRARSSSFCNLSVTHELCRGCLIADVPAIVGSLDVVMGEIDR, from the coding sequence ATGAGCACCGTTGCCGACGATCCGCGGATTGTTGAATTTGACGTTCGCACCGATGAAATGCTGGTCAACATGGGGCCACAGCACCCTAGCACGCATGGCGTGCTGCGGCTGGTGCTGCGAACCGATGGCGAAATCGTCTCGGAGGTGATGCCACACATCGGCTATTTGCACCGCAGCGCCGAGAAAATCGGTGAGAACCTTACGCCGAGGCAGTGGATTCCGTACACCGACCGGATGGACTATCTGGCGGGCATGAACATGAATCTCGGCTGGGCGCTGTGCGTCGAAAAGCTCATGAAATACGAAATGCCCGAAAAAGGAAAGCATCTGCGGGTAATCATTTCAGAACTGGGTCGCATAGCGAGCCATTTGGTTGGCATGGGTGCTTATGGCCTCGATCTCGGCACCTTCAGCCCATTCTTGTATGCCTTCCGCGAGCGGGAAAAAATCCTCGACCTGTTCGAAGAAGCCTGCGGGGCTAGGCTCACCTACAGCTATATCACGGTCGGAGGCGCGACTGCCGACTTGCCGCCAGGCTGGCTGCAAAAGTGCGAAGCGTTTTTGGACCAATTAGTGCCGGTCATCGATGAGTGTCACTCGCTACTGACGACCAACGCTATCTTTATCCGCCGCACGGCCAACATCGGCCTTTTGTCGCCCGAAATGGCAATTGACTACGGCTGCACTGGCCCGGTCCTGCGTGGTAGCGGCGTCGATCAAGACCTTCGCCGCGACGGCGAAGAACGGTTTACCGAAATGTACGACGGCTATGCCTTTGAAGTCATCGTGCAAAAAAACGGACACTACCCTAAGGACCACAATTATCCGGCGATCCCCTCTGCGGCAGTGCTTGGCGATTGCTGGCACCGGTTCTATGTGCGGATGCTCGAAATCATCCAGTCGATCGACTTGGTGCGGCAAGGCTTGGATCGCTACAGCCGGGCCACTGGCTCGTGGGGCGAGCCGGTCAAGCTCACTGAAAAACTACCCAAGGGCGAAGCCTACCTGGAAACCGAATGCCCCCGCGGACAAATGGGCTTCATGATCGTCAGCGACGGCAGCTCAATCCCTTGGCGCGTGCGCGCCCGCAGCAGTTCGTTCTGTAATCTTTCCGTGACCCACGAACTGTGCCGCGGCTGCCTCATCGCCGACGTCCCGGCAATTGTCGGTTCGCTGGATGTCGTGATGGGTGAGATTGACCGATAA
- the nuoK gene encoding NADH-quinone oxidoreductase subunit NuoK — translation MNLLAQPVGVAHYMVVGAVLFVCGAICMATKRNALGVLMGIELVLNGANINFIAFGSQFLRKDSQWSIGLDGQLIALFVIVLAAAEAAVTLAITLNFYNNHGTVDVDRADELKG, via the coding sequence ATGAACCTGCTTGCTCAACCTGTTGGCGTAGCACACTACATGGTCGTCGGGGCCGTGCTGTTTGTTTGTGGCGCCATCTGCATGGCCACCAAGCGGAACGCGCTTGGCGTCTTAATGGGGATCGAACTGGTGCTTAATGGCGCCAACATCAATTTCATCGCTTTCGGCAGCCAGTTTTTACGAAAAGACAGCCAATGGTCGATCGGGCTGGATGGTCAATTGATTGCCCTGTTCGTGATCGTGCTAGCCGCGGCCGAAGCGGCCGTGACGCTGGCAATTACCCTGAATTTTTACAACAACCACGGCACGGTCGATGTGGACCGCGCGGATGAACTCAAGGGATAG
- a CDS encoding NADH-quinone oxidoreductase subunit J yields the protein MNWHTFFFLLFSLIACGFAVAVVLSSNIVRMAFYLVLSLGATAGLFFLAGSDFIGAMQLLIYVGGTLVLLVFGVMLTAQSPFISMKTRGGDWVLAAIVGGSLLALLTQAAFSVGDWLGKPENAAEVAMTEPTSSEVGMALTGVRVDALGQENAAEAAGLSGYLLPFEIVSVHLLVVLIGAAYLARAKRRAVPRDMGVV from the coding sequence ATGAACTGGCACACCTTCTTTTTCTTGCTATTCTCGCTGATTGCTTGCGGCTTTGCTGTTGCCGTCGTTTTATCGAGCAACATTGTGCGGATGGCGTTCTATTTGGTGTTGTCGCTGGGTGCGACCGCCGGGTTGTTTTTCTTGGCGGGCAGCGACTTCATCGGCGCAATGCAATTGCTGATCTACGTCGGCGGCACGCTGGTGTTGCTCGTCTTCGGCGTGATGCTCACGGCACAAAGTCCGTTCATTTCGATGAAAACTCGCGGCGGCGATTGGGTGCTGGCCGCGATTGTCGGCGGCTCGCTCCTGGCACTGCTCACTCAAGCGGCGTTTAGCGTTGGCGATTGGCTTGGAAAGCCGGAAAATGCCGCCGAAGTGGCCATGACCGAGCCGACGTCATCTGAAGTCGGCATGGCTCTCACCGGCGTCCGCGTGGATGCGCTCGGGCAAGAGAATGCTGCCGAAGCCGCGGGTCTATCGGGGTACCTATTGCCGTTTGAAATTGTCTCGGTGCATTTACTGGTCGTGCTCATTGGAGCGGCCTATTTGGCGCGGGCCAAGCGCCGAGCAGTACCGCGCGATATGGGAGTGGTTTGA
- a CDS encoding sigma-70 family RNA polymerase sigma factor, producing MPTTRRRPSAAVQSPLETYLREINETALLSAADEQELAIAIGQGNVQARDRMVRANLRLVVNIARGYTGKGLGLQDLIEDGNLGLLRAVEGFDPAMGTRFSTYASYWIKQSIKRALINSAKTIRIPAFMVELLSKWRRASARLTEELGRSPTPEEVARVLGLPRKKLSIIKKAIRIYNSTPQTDQPEAGWSLGEMVMDETMKAPEELLMNTDNLHHVMRMLETMDTREATVLKMRFGLEDNEPRTLKEIGEALGLTRERVRQIETEALHKLAVGLEGETIPAAV from the coding sequence ATGCCTACGACGCGACGTCGCCCCTCCGCGGCCGTGCAATCGCCGCTGGAAACTTACCTCCGCGAGATCAACGAAACTGCCCTGCTGTCGGCTGCGGATGAGCAGGAACTGGCTATTGCCATCGGCCAGGGCAATGTCCAAGCGCGCGATCGGATGGTACGCGCCAATTTGCGGCTGGTAGTCAATATTGCCCGCGGCTATACGGGCAAGGGGCTGGGGCTTCAAGATCTGATCGAAGACGGCAATCTTGGCTTGCTCCGCGCCGTGGAAGGCTTCGACCCTGCGATGGGGACGCGGTTCAGCACGTACGCCAGCTACTGGATCAAGCAATCGATCAAGCGCGCGCTCATCAACTCGGCCAAGACGATCCGCATTCCGGCCTTTATGGTCGAACTGCTCTCGAAGTGGCGGCGCGCCAGCGCGCGGCTGACCGAAGAACTCGGCCGATCGCCGACGCCGGAAGAAGTGGCGCGCGTGCTTGGCCTGCCGCGGAAAAAGCTCTCGATCATCAAAAAAGCGATCCGTATCTACAACAGCACGCCGCAAACGGACCAGCCCGAAGCCGGCTGGTCGCTCGGTGAAATGGTGATGGACGAAACCATGAAAGCCCCCGAAGAGCTGCTAATGAACACCGACAACTTGCATCATGTGATGCGGATGCTCGAGACGATGGACACGCGCGAGGCGACCGTGCTCAAAATGCGATTCGGCCTCGAAGACAACGAGCCACGCACGCTGAAGGAAATCGGCGAAGCCCTCGGCCTCACTCGCGAGCGAGTCCGTCAAATCGAGACCGAAGCGCTGCACAAGCTGGCGGTCGGTTTGGAAGGCGAAACCATTCCGGCTGCGGTCTAA
- a CDS encoding NADH-quinone oxidoreductase subunit H, translating to MFFVWVERKVSARIQDRLGPTRTGGKFGWLQLLADGLKLITKEDLRPSGADRLLFLLAPYVSFVASFTTLVALPFATGWVGLHMNAGVFFIIAVLGLEVFGVILAGYASASKWSLFGAMREAAQVVSYEVPLGLCIVVPCVVAGSMDLIKIANDQGYIDGVQGGWFVDWYIFHDPFTFITFWVYFTCATASVNRAPFDLAEAESELVAGFHTEYSGFRWLAFYMAEYGSMFTVAGLGAILFFGGWNGPIPLTHILGMAYDPSATGWEFWGYVANLLGCLNFIFKCIVGVTVMIWVRWTLPRLRIDQVMKTCLKYCTPIAAVMFVGAVAWKYQFPDGLWLKRAPGHVREASFVENSHQEDRKSALSNVGQQPASLSAPIPAPFRVVSDSIQSAEGESQ from the coding sequence ATGTTTTTCGTCTGGGTCGAACGCAAGGTTTCCGCCCGCATTCAAGACCGCCTCGGCCCCACGCGCACTGGCGGCAAGTTCGGCTGGCTACAATTGCTGGCCGATGGATTGAAGCTGATTACCAAGGAAGATTTGCGCCCATCGGGCGCCGATCGGCTGCTGTTTCTGCTAGCCCCGTATGTCAGCTTTGTTGCGTCATTCACCACGCTGGTGGCTTTGCCCTTTGCGACTGGCTGGGTCGGACTGCACATGAACGCCGGTGTTTTCTTCATCATTGCTGTGTTGGGCTTGGAGGTGTTCGGCGTAATCCTGGCTGGATACGCATCGGCGTCGAAATGGTCGCTATTTGGCGCGATGCGTGAGGCAGCCCAAGTGGTCAGCTACGAAGTGCCGCTGGGGTTGTGCATCGTCGTGCCGTGCGTAGTCGCCGGCTCGATGGATCTCATCAAGATTGCCAACGATCAGGGCTATATCGACGGCGTGCAGGGCGGCTGGTTCGTCGATTGGTACATTTTTCACGATCCATTCACGTTCATCACGTTTTGGGTCTATTTCACATGCGCTACTGCCAGCGTGAACCGGGCCCCGTTCGATTTGGCCGAGGCCGAAAGCGAATTGGTCGCCGGCTTTCACACCGAATACTCCGGCTTCCGATGGCTGGCGTTTTACATGGCCGAGTACGGCTCGATGTTCACGGTCGCCGGACTGGGGGCGATTTTGTTCTTCGGCGGCTGGAATGGGCCAATCCCGCTGACGCACATCTTGGGCATGGCCTACGATCCCAGCGCGACTGGCTGGGAATTTTGGGGCTATGTCGCCAATCTACTCGGCTGCTTGAATTTTATCTTCAAGTGCATCGTCGGCGTGACCGTAATGATTTGGGTCCGCTGGACGCTGCCGCGGCTGCGCATCGACCAGGTCATGAAAACATGCCTGAAATATTGCACCCCGATTGCAGCGGTGATGTTCGTCGGCGCGGTCGCCTGGAAGTACCAATTCCCCGACGGCCTCTGGCTGAAGCGAGCGCCGGGGCATGTGCGGGAAGCAAGCTTCGTTGAGAACTCGCATCAAGAAGATCGGAAATCGGCGCTAAGTAACGTCGGCCAGCAACCAGCGAGTCTCTCGGCACCGATCCCTGCCCCCTTCCGCGTCGTCAGCGATTCAATTCAAAGCGCCGAAGGTGAATCACAATGA
- a CDS encoding 30S ribosomal protein S1: protein MVNRNLIRGLDLGDDWESELEMAMANEHESAVAVATVDLAENAIVEGRVIRIDEEFVLVDVGYKSEGQIPRNEWEENEEPPEIGQVFKVLIEEVDESAGEEQRGLIALSKRKAKKIEEWNKVMDSVKEGDVVTGEVLRKIKGGLLVDVSSVNVFLPASQVDIRRPSDIGDYVGRTIQCLVLKIDEARRNIVVSRRALIEQERAEKKKQLLETLEVGQLRKGVVKNIAEFGAFVDLGGIDGLLHITDMSWGRIGHPSEMVAIDQEIEVQVLHIDREREKIALGLKQKTASPWDEVEAKYPVESVHKGTVVNVMSYGAFVKLEEGIEGLVHISEMSWTKRISHPNELVHIDDEVQVVVLKIDKDKHEISLGMKQTQENPWDKAIDRFPIGTIVEGTVRNLTNYGAFIEIEEGIDGLLHVSDMSWTRKISHPSEMVEKGQKIKCKVLSVDQQRRRIALGLKQLEEDPWAGDIPNRYQSGQIVKGTVTKLTNFGVFVGLENGLEGLLHISELADHKVENPEEIVKVGDEIEVKILRVDTEERKIGLSRKRVQWTEEQEQAEGGAEEPSANGEASSTASVPPGELKGGVGKSGPLIQPAGE from the coding sequence ATGGTTAATCGGAATTTGATTCGCGGTTTGGATTTAGGCGACGACTGGGAAAGCGAACTCGAGATGGCGATGGCCAACGAGCATGAGAGCGCTGTGGCGGTGGCCACGGTCGATCTGGCGGAAAACGCCATTGTCGAAGGCCGCGTGATTCGCATCGATGAAGAATTCGTCCTGGTCGATGTCGGCTACAAGAGCGAAGGTCAAATTCCACGCAACGAATGGGAAGAAAACGAAGAGCCACCCGAGATCGGCCAAGTGTTCAAGGTGCTGATCGAAGAAGTTGACGAAAGCGCCGGCGAAGAGCAGCGCGGCCTGATCGCGCTTTCGAAGCGGAAGGCCAAGAAGATCGAAGAGTGGAACAAGGTGATGGACTCCGTTAAGGAGGGAGATGTCGTCACCGGCGAAGTGCTGAGAAAAATCAAGGGGGGCCTGCTGGTCGATGTCAGCAGCGTCAATGTCTTCCTGCCCGCGAGCCAGGTCGATATTCGCCGGCCATCGGACATTGGCGATTACGTGGGCCGCACGATTCAATGTCTCGTGCTGAAAATCGACGAAGCCCGGCGGAACATCGTCGTTAGCCGCCGAGCGCTGATCGAACAAGAGCGGGCCGAGAAAAAGAAACAACTGTTGGAAACCCTCGAAGTCGGCCAGCTTCGTAAAGGCGTTGTGAAGAACATTGCCGAATTCGGCGCGTTCGTCGATCTGGGCGGCATCGACGGCTTGCTGCACATTACCGACATGAGCTGGGGCCGCATCGGGCATCCGTCGGAGATGGTGGCGATCGACCAGGAAATCGAAGTACAAGTGCTGCACATCGACCGAGAGCGGGAAAAAATTGCCCTGGGCCTGAAGCAAAAGACGGCCAGCCCTTGGGATGAAGTGGAAGCCAAGTACCCCGTCGAATCGGTCCACAAGGGCACGGTCGTGAACGTGATGAGCTACGGCGCGTTTGTCAAGCTCGAGGAGGGCATCGAGGGCTTGGTGCATATCAGCGAAATGTCGTGGACCAAGCGGATCAGCCACCCGAACGAATTGGTGCATATCGACGACGAAGTGCAAGTTGTCGTGCTCAAAATTGACAAGGATAAGCACGAAATCTCGCTCGGCATGAAGCAAACCCAAGAGAACCCTTGGGACAAGGCGATAGATCGGTTTCCCATCGGCACCATCGTCGAGGGGACGGTGCGAAATCTCACGAACTACGGAGCGTTCATCGAAATCGAAGAAGGCATTGATGGTCTGCTGCACGTCAGCGACATGTCGTGGACGCGCAAGATCAGCCATCCGAGTGAGATGGTCGAAAAAGGGCAGAAGATCAAATGCAAGGTGCTGTCGGTCGATCAACAGCGCCGCCGTATTGCGCTGGGCCTCAAGCAGCTCGAAGAAGATCCGTGGGCCGGCGACATTCCCAACCGCTATCAGTCGGGGCAAATCGTCAAAGGCACGGTCACCAAGCTGACGAACTTCGGCGTTTTTGTCGGACTAGAAAATGGCTTGGAGGGATTGTTGCACATTTCCGAACTTGCCGACCACAAGGTTGAGAACCCCGAAGAAATCGTCAAAGTCGGCGATGAGATCGAGGTGAAAATCCTCCGCGTCGACACCGAGGAACGCAAGATCGGACTGTCTCGCAAACGAGTTCAATGGACTGAAGAGCAAGAACAAGCCGAAGGCGGCGCTGAAGAGCCGAGCGCCAATGGCGAAGCCAGCAGCACCGCTAGCGTGCCGCCGGGCGAACTCAAAGGTGGCGTCGGCAAGAGCGGACCGTTGATTCAACCGGCCGGGGAGTGA